Proteins from a genomic interval of Pseudomonas silesiensis:
- a CDS encoding YkgJ family cysteine cluster protein, whose amino-acid sequence MKSNLIAAAEIDRLDTWAKYSAPMCGSCVSSCCTLPVEVKIKDLIRIGIVDEFERGEPAKNIAKRLQKEGIVERYNQKSEIFTLQRMSNNDCLYLDRKSRLCTIYEKRPDTCRNHPKIGPRPGYCAYKPKEVARETSESRRTLEKF is encoded by the coding sequence ATGAAGTCCAACCTGATCGCCGCCGCGGAGATCGATCGCCTCGATACCTGGGCCAAATACTCTGCGCCGATGTGCGGTTCCTGCGTGTCCAGCTGCTGCACGTTGCCGGTCGAGGTCAAGATCAAGGATCTTATCCGAATCGGCATCGTCGACGAATTCGAGCGCGGCGAGCCGGCGAAGAACATCGCCAAGCGCCTGCAGAAGGAAGGGATCGTCGAGCGCTACAACCAGAAGTCCGAGATCTTCACCCTTCAGCGCATGAGCAACAACGATTGCCTGTACCTGGATCGTAAGAGCCGTCTGTGCACTATTTATGAAAAGCGCCCGGATACCTGCCGCAACCACCCGAAAATCGGGCCGCGACCGGGGTATTGCGCTTATAAGCCCAAAGAAGTGGCGCGTGAGACCAGCGAGAGCCGTCGCACGCTCGAGAAGTTTTAA
- a CDS encoding DUF3999 domain-containing protein, whose protein sequence is MSQKLILVWLSAVAMGVALSAHARETPADFATQVPLTVSGQGPWYRLELPLDVQLKARRTDLGDVRVFNAAGEPQAYALARAPAQTSESRHLTEVKWFPLYNSADATEQAPSIRVRSSANGTLVDVQPSTQLEAGEEVLRGWLLDASGIKAPLQQLILDWTSERDGFQRFSIEASDDLQHWQSWGEGQIARLTFADERVEQHEIGLPGQSARYLRLLWKAPQSAPTLTSVQLESVSTSSLPMPLVWSQSLAGSAIKGGEYTWQLPMGLNVERLQVELGQPNSLAPVTLSGRRESSLPWQPLGGGLLYRLTQNGQDVVQNELLLPGHTVQQLKLTVDERGGGIGEQAPSIRFAVRATQLVFLARGAGPYTLALGNATVKAANLPLSTLIPDYSAAKLATLGKATVDGPVVGTSTSTVTTAVIPDVNWKKFGLWAVLLLSVLFLAAMAFSLLRKPAAKS, encoded by the coding sequence TTGAGTCAGAAGCTGATCCTGGTCTGGTTGAGCGCTGTTGCGATGGGCGTGGCCCTGTCGGCGCATGCCCGGGAAACGCCGGCGGATTTCGCCACGCAGGTGCCGTTGACCGTCAGTGGCCAAGGCCCATGGTATCGACTCGAATTGCCTTTGGACGTGCAACTGAAGGCACGACGAACCGACCTGGGCGATGTGCGCGTGTTCAATGCCGCCGGTGAGCCTCAGGCCTATGCCCTGGCTCGGGCGCCCGCGCAAACCAGCGAAAGCCGCCACCTTACCGAGGTGAAATGGTTCCCGCTGTACAACTCGGCGGATGCCACCGAGCAAGCGCCGAGCATCCGGGTGCGATCGAGCGCCAACGGCACGCTGGTCGACGTACAACCGTCCACTCAGCTGGAGGCGGGCGAAGAAGTGCTGCGCGGCTGGTTGCTCGACGCCAGCGGTATCAAGGCGCCGTTGCAGCAATTGATCCTCGACTGGACCAGCGAGCGCGACGGCTTCCAGCGTTTCAGCATCGAGGCCAGTGACGACTTGCAGCATTGGCAATCCTGGGGCGAGGGCCAAATAGCGCGGCTGACGTTTGCCGACGAACGGGTCGAGCAGCATGAGATCGGCCTTCCAGGTCAATCGGCGCGCTATCTGCGCTTGCTGTGGAAGGCGCCGCAATCGGCGCCGACACTGACCTCGGTGCAACTGGAAAGTGTCAGCACTAGCAGCTTGCCTATGCCGTTGGTCTGGTCGCAATCATTGGCCGGCAGCGCCATCAAGGGCGGTGAATATACCTGGCAATTGCCGATGGGATTGAATGTCGAGCGTTTGCAGGTAGAACTCGGTCAACCCAACAGCCTGGCCCCCGTAACCTTGTCCGGTCGTCGGGAAAGCAGTTTGCCGTGGCAGCCGTTAGGCGGTGGTTTGCTCTATCGACTGACCCAGAATGGCCAGGATGTGGTGCAGAACGAATTGCTGCTGCCGGGGCATACCGTGCAGCAATTGAAACTGACAGTGGATGAACGAGGTGGGGGCATTGGTGAGCAAGCGCCGTCCATCAGGTTTGCCGTGCGCGCCACCCAACTGGTGTTCCTGGCGCGCGGGGCGGGGCCTTACACGCTGGCACTGGGGAATGCGACGGTGAAGGCGGCGAACCTGCCGCTGTCGACGCTGATACCGGATTACAGCGCGGCGAAGTTGGCGACGTTGGGCAAGGCTACGGTTGATGGTCCAGTGGTTGGCACGTCGACTTCGACGGTAACAACGGCGGTGATTCCTGACGTGAACTGGAAGAAATTCGGGTTGTGGGCGGTGTTGTTGCTGAGCGTTTTGTTCCTGGCGGCGATGGCGTTCAGCTTGTTGCGCAAGCCTGCTGCCAAATCCTGA
- the typA gene encoding translational GTPase TypA: protein MIENLRNIAIIAHVDHGKTTLVDKLLRQSGTLERNELNDERVMDSNDQEKERGITILAKNTAINWNGYHINIVDTPGHADFGGEVERVMSMVDSVLLLVDAQDGPMPQTRFVTKKAFEAGLRPIVVINKVDRPGARPDWVLDQIFDLFDNLGATEEQLDFKVVYASALNGIAGLEHTDMAEDMTPLYQSIVDNVPAPKVDRDGPFQMQISALDYNSFLGIIGVGRIARGRVKPNTQVVAIDADGKRRNGRILKLMGHHGLHRVDVDEAAAGDIVCISGFDSLFISDTLCDPLNVEAMKPLTVDEPTVSMTFQVNDSPFCGREGKFVTSRNIKERLDKELLYNVALRVEEGDTADKFKVSGRGELHLSVLIETMRREGFEMGVGRPEVIIRMVDGVKHEPYENVTIDLPEESQGSIMEQIGIRKGDLTNMVPDGKGRVRLEYNIPARGLIGFRNEFLTLTSGAGILTSIFDRYDVMKSGDMSGRQNGVLVSVATGKALTYSLETLQARGKLFLGHGEDVYEGQIVGINSRDNDLGVNPTKGKKLDNMRASGKDETIALVPPIRFTLEQALEFVQEDELCEVTPKSIRLRKKILGESERTRAAKKSGN from the coding sequence GTGATCGAAAATCTACGCAACATCGCCATCATTGCTCACGTTGACCATGGTAAGACCACCCTGGTAGACAAACTCTTGCGTCAATCCGGCACCCTGGAGCGCAACGAGCTCAACGACGAGCGCGTGATGGACTCCAACGACCAGGAGAAAGAGCGCGGTATTACCATTCTGGCGAAAAACACCGCCATCAACTGGAACGGCTACCACATCAACATCGTGGACACCCCGGGCCACGCCGACTTCGGCGGCGAAGTTGAACGCGTAATGTCGATGGTCGACTCCGTTCTGCTGCTGGTTGACGCTCAAGACGGCCCTATGCCGCAAACCCGTTTCGTGACCAAGAAGGCTTTCGAAGCCGGCCTGCGTCCGATCGTGGTGATCAACAAGGTTGACCGTCCAGGCGCGCGTCCGGATTGGGTTCTGGACCAGATCTTCGACCTGTTCGACAACCTGGGCGCTACCGAAGAACAGCTGGACTTCAAAGTCGTCTACGCCTCGGCCCTGAACGGCATTGCCGGTCTGGAACACACCGACATGGCTGAAGACATGACCCCGCTGTACCAGTCGATCGTCGACAACGTACCAGCACCGAAAGTCGACCGTGACGGTCCGTTCCAGATGCAAATCTCGGCGCTGGACTACAACAGCTTCCTGGGCATCATCGGCGTTGGCCGTATCGCTCGTGGTCGCGTCAAGCCGAACACCCAGGTTGTGGCGATCGATGCCGACGGCAAGCGCCGTAACGGCCGTATCCTGAAGCTGATGGGTCACCACGGTCTGCACCGTGTAGACGTTGACGAAGCAGCTGCCGGCGACATCGTCTGCATCAGCGGCTTCGATTCGCTGTTCATCTCCGACACTCTGTGCGACCCACTGAACGTCGAAGCGATGAAGCCGCTGACCGTTGACGAACCAACTGTTTCCATGACCTTCCAGGTTAACGACTCGCCGTTCTGCGGTCGTGAAGGCAAGTTCGTCACCAGCCGTAACATCAAAGAGCGTCTGGACAAGGAACTGCTCTACAACGTTGCCCTGCGCGTTGAAGAAGGCGACACCGCCGACAAGTTCAAAGTCTCCGGCCGCGGTGAACTGCACCTCTCGGTACTGATCGAAACCATGCGTCGCGAAGGCTTCGAAATGGGTGTTGGTCGTCCGGAAGTGATCATCCGCATGGTTGACGGCGTGAAGCACGAACCGTACGAAAACGTGACCATCGACCTGCCGGAAGAATCGCAAGGTTCGATCATGGAACAGATCGGTATCCGTAAAGGCGACCTGACCAACATGGTTCCGGATGGCAAGGGCCGTGTGCGCCTTGAGTACAACATCCCGGCTCGTGGCTTGATCGGTTTCCGTAACGAGTTCCTGACCCTGACCTCCGGTGCAGGCATCCTGACCTCGATCTTCGACCGTTACGACGTGATGAAGTCCGGCGACATGTCCGGCCGTCAGAACGGCGTGCTGGTTTCGGTTGCCACCGGTAAGGCTCTGACTTACTCGCTGGAAACCCTGCAGGCTCGCGGCAAACTGTTCCTGGGTCACGGCGAAGACGTGTACGAAGGTCAAATCGTCGGCATCAACAGCCGCGACAACGACCTGGGCGTCAACCCAACCAAAGGCAAGAAGCTCGACAACATGCGTGCTTCGGGTAAAGACGAAACCATCGCTCTGGTTCCGCCTATCCGCTTCACCCTGGAGCAGGCTCTGGAATTCGTTCAAGAAGACGAATTGTGCGAAGTCACTCCTAAGTCCATCCGTCTTCGCAAGAAGATCCTGGGCGAAAGCGAGCGTACCCGCGCTGCCAAGAAAAGCGGCAACTGA
- a CDS encoding DUF924 family protein, with product MPAPWQPLLEWWFGTFESPSEIAADKGRLWFGKRDSQDLEARTRFGGWVEQALAGGLTEWAQRPEGWLALVLLLDQLPRMIFRDSPNSFAGDLRAQALVAQGIAADFDRQLRPIERVFIYLVFEHCENLAVQNEAVSRYIDLVAQQPESDRTLFNDYLDYAEQHQQVIARFGRFPHRNAVLGRESTAEELAFLSRPGSRF from the coding sequence ATGCCCGCGCCCTGGCAGCCGTTGCTCGAGTGGTGGTTCGGTACGTTCGAATCCCCCAGCGAAATAGCGGCTGACAAGGGCAGGTTATGGTTTGGTAAACGCGACAGTCAGGACCTCGAAGCGCGAACGCGTTTCGGGGGCTGGGTCGAGCAGGCACTGGCCGGCGGACTGACCGAGTGGGCGCAACGCCCCGAAGGTTGGCTGGCCTTGGTGTTGTTGCTCGATCAACTGCCGCGGATGATCTTTCGCGACTCTCCCAACTCCTTTGCCGGCGATCTCAGGGCTCAAGCGCTGGTGGCGCAAGGCATTGCTGCGGATTTTGATCGGCAGTTGCGGCCTATCGAGCGGGTGTTCATCTACCTGGTGTTCGAGCACTGCGAGAATCTGGCGGTGCAAAATGAGGCGGTTTCCCGGTACATCGATCTGGTTGCGCAACAGCCGGAGTCCGATCGGACATTGTTCAACGATTATCTGGACTATGCCGAGCAGCATCAGCAGGTGATTGCGCGGTTCGGGCGGTTTCCGCACAGGAATGCGGTGTTGGGAAGGGAGAGTACGGCTGAGGAGTTGGCGTTTCTCTCCAGGCCTGGTTCTCGGTTTTAG
- a CDS encoding DUF2339 domain-containing protein, translating into MQWMFMLIGLVLGWMLDESFSDALLGALLGLGIGQAIRIGRLDSQAAEQRLLLEKAQVALHAVEQRLALLEVSGVKLPEANELAPSADIIVDEVSAQTPELIWELPPELEPMPAAATETSPPPPVDAWKPEPVTREPQRSAFPRDPDFIERAISVARAWLFGGNTVLRVGVVLLFLGLAFLLRYATEGMVVPIELRYAGVAAAALGLLGLGWWLRARNDNYALMLQGTAIAVLYLTVFAAMRLHPLLDPTAALGLLVAVTVFSAILAITQDALGLAAAAALGGFAAPILTSTGAGDPVALFSYFALLNAGIFAIAWFKAWRLLNLIGFVGTFGIGVAWGLRSYTPDLLWSTEPFLILFFLMYLAIGLLFARRKLLDMPDAAEDDSRDALLRGSALKGDYVDGTLLFGPPLVGFGLQFALVQHLEFAAAFSALALGMIYMGLARLLMGGRALLLAETCLALGVIFASLAIPLGLDARWTAAAWAVEGAGIFWLGLRQQRTLARAFALLLQLGSALTFLSELRMGESSLLDGAPLSALMLGGALLFSFYQLRSALPEQTSPWERNGLPVLASLGLAFLYLLAPLFFFTQGTAISWALAGLATLFIGLHLQSRTLLLSAFAVQLLGGAAFLLAGHSLLGPLASEGLRPLAHGGFWTPLLLGLAALVGAWRLQLGNHGTAFDPLSLNRLSDVLLAWGAGWWALAWISEVLRFAPVSLQATLLLFVAAVSVALWAVLALRLKWPSLGLLCTVLIPAAGLVLLAAWHSRYHPAAHFAWLAWAAVFVVHFISMRRLGPMMPARPLGVAHVVGCWLLIGVLALELRYGLLLLSEHYNAWRWLGWAMLPSLYLVLAAAPRAWPWPVSAYPREYRVYAAVPLALLMLGWFWLANLVSDGAAEPLPYVPLINPLELGLLFTLFGLYVWSRSAVTQGVIRKDYAAPATQLIAGFSLFAFFTALVMRTAHHWGDVPFELDALLESMRVQAGLSIVWTLIALSLMIGGHLRHRREVWLIGAALIGVVVAKLFFVELSNRGGLARIVSFIGVGVLLLVVGYFAPLPPKRTDAVPDPATLAPQTEGVSP; encoded by the coding sequence ATGCAATGGATGTTCATGCTGATTGGGCTGGTGCTGGGCTGGATGCTCGACGAGTCGTTCAGCGATGCGCTGTTGGGCGCACTGCTCGGGTTGGGGATCGGTCAGGCCATCCGTATCGGCCGCCTGGATTCACAAGCTGCGGAGCAACGCTTGCTGCTTGAGAAGGCACAGGTTGCGCTGCATGCGGTCGAGCAACGTCTGGCATTGCTGGAGGTGTCGGGCGTCAAATTGCCTGAAGCCAATGAACTTGCGCCGTCCGCTGACATCATTGTCGATGAAGTTTCTGCCCAAACCCCCGAATTGATCTGGGAACTCCCGCCCGAACTGGAGCCGATGCCGGCTGCGGCTACCGAAACCAGTCCGCCGCCCCCTGTCGATGCATGGAAACCCGAGCCGGTTACCCGTGAACCGCAACGATCGGCCTTCCCTCGCGACCCTGATTTCATCGAGCGCGCTATCAGCGTTGCCCGCGCCTGGCTGTTCGGCGGCAACACCGTCCTGCGCGTCGGTGTGGTGCTGTTGTTCCTCGGCCTGGCGTTCCTGCTGCGCTATGCCACCGAAGGCATGGTGGTGCCGATCGAATTGCGTTACGCCGGTGTCGCGGCGGCGGCATTGGGCCTTCTGGGGCTGGGTTGGTGGCTCAGGGCGCGCAACGACAATTACGCACTGATGCTGCAAGGCACCGCAATTGCGGTGTTGTACTTGACGGTATTTGCCGCGATGCGCCTGCATCCGCTGCTCGATCCCACCGCTGCGTTGGGCTTGCTGGTTGCGGTGACGGTGTTCTCGGCGATTCTGGCCATTACCCAGGACGCTTTGGGGCTGGCCGCCGCGGCGGCACTTGGCGGTTTTGCGGCGCCGATCCTGACGTCGACCGGTGCCGGCGACCCTGTTGCGCTGTTCAGTTACTTCGCCTTGCTCAATGCCGGTATCTTCGCCATCGCCTGGTTCAAGGCCTGGCGTTTGCTCAATCTGATCGGTTTCGTCGGCACCTTCGGCATCGGGGTCGCCTGGGGCCTGCGCTCCTATACGCCGGACCTGTTGTGGAGCACCGAGCCGTTCCTGATTCTGTTTTTCCTGATGTACCTGGCCATCGGCCTGCTGTTCGCCCGGCGCAAGCTGTTGGACATGCCCGACGCAGCCGAAGACGACAGCCGCGATGCGCTGCTGCGCGGGTCGGCACTCAAGGGTGACTATGTCGACGGCACCCTGCTGTTCGGCCCGCCGCTGGTGGGCTTCGGCTTGCAGTTCGCGCTGGTCCAGCACCTGGAATTCGCCGCGGCGTTCAGTGCGTTGGCGCTGGGCATGATCTACATGGGGCTCGCCCGATTGCTGATGGGTGGCCGGGCCTTGCTGCTGGCGGAAACCTGCCTGGCGTTGGGCGTGATCTTCGCCAGCCTGGCGATTCCGCTGGGGCTCGACGCCCGCTGGACAGCCGCAGCCTGGGCAGTGGAAGGCGCGGGTATTTTCTGGCTCGGCCTGCGTCAGCAGCGAACGCTGGCCCGGGCCTTTGCCTTGCTGCTGCAACTGGGGTCGGCACTGACATTCCTCAGTGAGCTGCGAATGGGCGAGAGCAGCCTGCTCGACGGGGCGCCACTGAGTGCGTTGATGCTCGGCGGGGCGTTGTTGTTCAGCTTCTATCAGTTGCGCAGCGCTTTGCCTGAACAGACTTCGCCGTGGGAGCGCAACGGGCTGCCCGTGCTGGCCAGCCTCGGCCTGGCCTTCCTCTACTTGCTGGCGCCGTTGTTCTTCTTCACCCAAGGTACGGCGATCAGTTGGGCGCTTGCGGGGTTGGCGACGCTGTTTATCGGCCTGCACCTGCAATCGCGGACGCTCCTGCTCAGCGCTTTTGCCGTGCAATTATTGGGCGGTGCGGCGTTCCTGCTGGCCGGACACAGTCTGCTCGGGCCATTGGCCAGCGAAGGTCTGCGCCCCTTGGCTCATGGTGGTTTCTGGACCCCGCTGTTGCTGGGCCTGGCCGCGCTGGTCGGGGCCTGGCGTTTGCAGCTCGGCAATCACGGCACGGCATTCGATCCATTGAGCTTGAATCGTTTGTCCGACGTGTTGTTGGCGTGGGGCGCGGGCTGGTGGGCGCTGGCGTGGATCAGTGAAGTGCTGCGTTTTGCCCCGGTGAGTCTGCAGGCGACGTTATTGCTGTTCGTCGCAGCGGTCAGTGTCGCTTTGTGGGCCGTGTTGGCGCTACGTCTGAAATGGCCGTCACTGGGATTGCTCTGCACCGTGCTGATTCCCGCTGCCGGTCTGGTGTTGCTGGCGGCCTGGCACTCGCGTTATCACCCGGCCGCCCATTTCGCCTGGTTAGCCTGGGCAGCAGTGTTCGTTGTGCATTTCATCTCCATGAGGCGCCTGGGGCCGATGATGCCGGCGCGCCCTCTGGGCGTGGCCCATGTCGTCGGTTGTTGGCTGCTGATCGGTGTACTGGCGCTGGAATTGCGTTACGGCTTGCTGTTGTTGTCCGAACACTACAACGCCTGGCGCTGGTTGGGTTGGGCGATGCTGCCGAGCCTGTACCTGGTGCTCGCGGCGGCGCCCCGAGCCTGGCCTTGGCCGGTGTCGGCTTATCCCCGGGAATACCGTGTGTATGCGGCAGTGCCCCTGGCATTGTTGATGCTCGGCTGGTTCTGGCTGGCGAACCTCGTCAGTGATGGCGCTGCCGAGCCGCTGCCCTATGTGCCGCTGATCAACCCGCTGGAGTTGGGCCTGCTGTTCACGCTGTTCGGCCTATACGTCTGGTCCCGCAGTGCGGTGACGCAAGGGGTGATTCGCAAGGATTACGCTGCGCCGGCCACGCAGCTGATCGCCGGGTTTTCGCTGTTTGCATTCTTTACTGCGCTGGTGATGCGCACCGCCCACCACTGGGGCGATGTGCCGTTCGAGCTGGATGCCTTGCTCGAATCCATGCGGGTGCAAGCCGGCCTTTCCATTGTCTGGACCTTGATCGCCCTGAGCCTGATGATCGGCGGTCATCTGCGACATCGCCGCGAGGTCTGGCTGATCGGGGCGGCGCTGATCGGTGTCGTGGTGGCCAAGCTGTTCTTTGTCGAATTGAGTAACCGCGGCGGGCTGGCACGGATCGTGTCGTTTATCGGCGTTGGCGTATTGCTGTTGGTGGTCGGTTATTTCGCCCCGTTGCCTCCCAAACGCACTGATGCTGTGCCTGATCCTGCAACACTGGCCCCGCAAACCGAAGGAGTGTCACCTTGA
- a CDS encoding class 1 fructose-bisphosphatase translates to MSRVTLSRYLIEQTRSNNTPADLRFLIEVVARACKEISHAVSKGALGGVLGSMGTENVQGEVQKKLDVISNEILLEANEWGGHLAGMASEEMDNAYQIPGKYPKGAYLLVFDPLDGSSNIDINAPVGTIFSVLRCPNEHLSQNESLSEKAFLQPGTQQVAAGYAIYGPQTMLILTLGDGVKGFTLDREMGSFVLTHEDIKIPKSTQEFAINSSNQRHWEAPVQRYVSELLAGEEGPLKKNYNMRWVAAMVADVHRILTRGGLFMYPRDSREPSKPGKLRLMYEANPMSFLVEQAGGASTDGHQRILDIQPEGLHQRVAVFLGSKEEVERVTAYHKE, encoded by the coding sequence ATGTCCCGCGTTACCCTGAGTCGCTATTTGATTGAGCAGACCCGTAGCAACAACACCCCTGCCGATCTGCGTTTCCTGATCGAAGTGGTGGCGCGTGCCTGCAAGGAAATCAGCCACGCCGTGTCCAAAGGCGCCCTCGGTGGTGTTCTGGGCAGCATGGGCACCGAAAACGTCCAAGGCGAAGTGCAGAAGAAACTCGACGTGATCTCCAACGAGATCCTGCTCGAAGCCAACGAATGGGGCGGTCACCTGGCCGGCATGGCGTCCGAAGAAATGGACAACGCCTACCAGATCCCGGGCAAATACCCGAAAGGCGCGTACTTGCTGGTTTTCGACCCGCTGGACGGTTCGTCGAACATCGATATCAACGCACCGGTCGGCACCATCTTCTCGGTACTGCGTTGCCCGAACGAGCACCTGAGCCAGAACGAATCCCTGAGCGAGAAAGCCTTCCTGCAGCCAGGCACCCAGCAAGTTGCCGCCGGTTACGCGATCTACGGTCCACAAACCATGCTGATCCTGACCCTGGGCGACGGTGTGAAAGGCTTCACCCTGGACCGTGAAATGGGCAGCTTCGTGCTGACCCATGAAGACATCAAGATCCCGAAGTCCACTCAGGAGTTCGCGATCAACTCGTCCAATCAGCGTCACTGGGAAGCTCCGGTACAACGCTACGTCAGCGAATTGCTGGCCGGTGAAGAAGGCCCGCTGAAAAAGAACTACAACATGCGCTGGGTTGCCGCGATGGTGGCGGACGTGCACCGCATCCTGACCCGTGGCGGCTTGTTCATGTACCCGCGCGACAGCCGTGAACCGTCCAAGCCGGGCAAGCTGCGTCTGATGTACGAAGCCAACCCGATGTCTTTCCTGGTTGAACAGGCTGGCGGCGCTTCCACCGATGGCCATCAGCGCATCCTCGACATTCAGCCTGAAGGCCTGCACCAGCGCGTGGCGGTGTTCCTCGGCTCGAAAGAAGAAGTCGAACGCGTCACGGCTTACCATAAGGAATAA
- a CDS encoding glycogen/starch/alpha-glucan phosphorylase produces the protein MTQEPLVREAEVAAFRDAVLTKLTYAVGKDPDHAFDHDWFEAIALAARDHMVEHWMDHTRQIYRKGQKRVYYLSLEFLIGRLLYDSLSNLGLLDVAREALTELGVDLERIRLLEPDAALGNGGLGRLAACFMESMSTLGIAGHGYGIRYEHGLFRQAIVDGWQQEQTEHWLDFGNPWEFERPEVVYPIGFGGSVETVTDETGKSKQVWTPAETVRAIAYDTPVVGWRGASVNTLRLWRARAMEDLHLERFNAGDHLGAVAEVARAESISRVLYPADSTEAGQELRLRQEYFFVAASLQDLLRRHRNMHTSVLTLGDHAAIQLNDTHPSIAVAELMRQLVDVYDVAWDAAWQVTVDTLSYTNHTLLPEALETWPVGLMERMLPRHMQIIYLINAQHIDSLRAKGVHDFEVLRAVSLIEEDNGRRVRMGNLAFLGSHSVNGVSALHTQLMRKTVFSELHKLYPERINNKTNGITFRRWLYQANPELTSMMVDALGPDLLNNAEERLRDLEPFAEKAAFRKAFADQRLHSKKALAYIIHERLGVAVNPAAMFDVQVKRIHEYKRQLLNLLHTVALYQAIRAEPEVDWVPRVKIFAGKAAASYHQAKLIIKLTNDIARVVNNDPTVRGLLKVVFLPNYNVSLAESIIPAADLSEQISTAGFEASGTSNMKFGLNGALTIGTLDGANVEMCEFIGAEHMFIFGLSAQQVEARKQNHEFNATPDIAASHRLNDVLQAIRGGVFSPDDPSRYTGLIDSLIDYDRFLVCADFDSYWDAQMRVEAHWHDSQAWWRSAVLNTSRMGWFSSDRTIREYATDIWKALE, from the coding sequence ATGACTCAAGAACCACTTGTTCGCGAAGCAGAGGTGGCCGCATTTCGCGACGCCGTCTTGACCAAACTCACCTATGCGGTGGGCAAAGACCCGGATCACGCCTTCGACCACGACTGGTTCGAAGCCATTGCCTTGGCGGCGCGCGATCACATGGTCGAGCACTGGATGGATCACACCCGGCAGATCTACCGCAAGGGTCAGAAGCGGGTTTACTACCTCTCCCTGGAATTTCTCATCGGCCGCCTGCTCTACGACAGCCTGAGCAACCTCGGCCTGCTGGATGTGGCCCGCGAGGCCCTGACCGAACTCGGCGTCGACCTTGAGCGCATCCGCCTGCTGGAGCCCGATGCGGCCCTTGGCAACGGTGGCCTCGGCCGTCTGGCCGCGTGCTTCATGGAAAGCATGTCGACCCTGGGCATCGCCGGCCACGGCTACGGCATTCGTTACGAGCACGGCTTGTTCCGCCAGGCCATCGTCGATGGCTGGCAGCAGGAACAGACCGAACACTGGCTGGATTTCGGCAACCCGTGGGAGTTCGAACGTCCGGAGGTCGTTTATCCGATCGGTTTTGGCGGCAGCGTCGAAACCGTCACCGACGAAACCGGCAAATCCAAGCAAGTCTGGACCCCGGCGGAAACCGTTCGCGCGATTGCCTACGACACCCCGGTGGTCGGCTGGCGCGGGGCGAGCGTCAACACGCTGCGCCTGTGGCGTGCCCGTGCCATGGAAGATTTGCACCTGGAGCGCTTCAACGCTGGCGACCACCTGGGTGCCGTGGCGGAAGTCGCCCGGGCCGAAAGCATTTCCCGGGTACTCTACCCGGCCGACAGCACCGAAGCCGGCCAGGAACTGCGCCTGCGCCAGGAATATTTCTTCGTCGCCGCGTCCTTGCAGGATTTGCTGCGGCGCCATCGCAACATGCACACCTCGGTCCTGACCTTGGGCGACCACGCGGCCATCCAGCTCAACGACACTCACCCCTCGATCGCCGTGGCCGAGCTGATGCGTCAGCTGGTCGACGTGTACGACGTGGCGTGGGACGCCGCCTGGCAGGTCACCGTCGACACGCTGTCCTACACCAACCACACGCTGTTGCCGGAAGCGCTGGAAACCTGGCCGGTCGGGTTGATGGAGCGCATGCTGCCGCGGCACATGCAGATCATTTACCTGATCAATGCCCAGCACATCGACTCGCTGAGGGCCAAGGGCGTCCATGACTTCGAAGTGCTGCGGGCGGTGTCGCTGATCGAGGAAGACAACGGCCGTCGTGTGCGCATGGGTAACCTGGCGTTCCTCGGTTCCCACAGTGTGAACGGCGTGTCCGCGCTGCATACGCAGCTGATGCGCAAAACGGTGTTCTCCGAGCTGCACAAGCTCTATCCGGAGCGGATCAACAACAAGACCAACGGCATTACCTTCCGCCGCTGGCTGTACCAGGCCAACCCCGAACTGACCTCGATGATGGTCGATGCCCTCGGCCCGGATCTGCTCAATAACGCTGAAGAGCGCTTGCGCGACCTGGAACCCTTTGCCGAGAAAGCCGCGTTCCGCAAGGCGTTTGCCGACCAGCGCCTGCACAGCAAGAAAGCTCTGGCGTATATCATCCACGAGCGGCTGGGGGTGGCGGTCAACCCGGCGGCGATGTTCGACGTACAGGTCAAGCGGATCCACGAATACAAACGGCAGTTGCTGAACCTGCTGCACACCGTCGCGCTCTATCAGGCGATTCGTGCCGAGCCGGAAGTCGACTGGGTACCGCGGGTGAAGATCTTCGCCGGCAAGGCCGCAGCCAGTTATCACCAGGCCAAGCTCATCATCAAATTGACCAACGACATTGCCCGGGTCGTGAACAACGACCCGACCGTGCGTGGCTTGCTCAAAGTGGTATTCCTGCCCAACTACAACGTCAGCCTGGCGGAAAGCATCATTCCAGCGGCGGATTTGTCGGAACAGATTTCTACCGCAGGCTTCGAGGCGTCGGGCACCAGCAACATGAAGTTCGGCCTCAACGGCGCGTTGACCATCGGCACCCTGGATGGCGCCAACGTGGAAATGTGCGAGTTCATCGGCGCCGAACACATGTTCATCTTCGGCCTCAGCGCCCAGCAGGTCGAGGCGCGCAAGCAGAACCACGAGTTCAACGCGACGCCGGATATTGCCGCGTCCCATCGGCTCAATGACGTGCTGCAGGCGATTCGCGGTGGGGTGTTCTCGCCGGATGATCCGTCTCGTTATACCGGGCTGATCGATTCGCTGATCGATTACGACCGCTTCCTGGTCTGTGCCGATTTCGATTCCTACTGGGACGCGCAGATGCGTGTCGAAGCCCATTGGCACGATTCTCAGGCATGGTGGCGTTCGGCGGTATTGAACACCTCGCGGATGGGCTGGTTCTCCTCCGACCGGACCATTCGCGAGTACGCGACGGATATCTGGAAAGCGCTGGAGTAA